Proteins encoded in a region of the Vicia villosa cultivar HV-30 ecotype Madison, WI linkage group LG5, Vvil1.0, whole genome shotgun sequence genome:
- the LOC131606623 gene encoding protein HIGH ARSENIC CONTENT 1, mitochondrial, with protein MDTTKAHQNVVTLDVHAAKDLLHSSGYNYLDVRSVEEFNKSHVENAINVPYMFKTEEGRVINPDFISQVEAICKSEDQLIVACNSGGRSSRACVELHKSGFQNIVNMGGGYSAWVDAGFAGDKPAQELKTACKFRP; from the exons ATGGATACCACAAAGGC GCATCAAAATGTGGTTACCTTAGACGTCCATGCAGCCAAAGATCTGCTACATTCATCTGGTTACAATTATCTTGATGTCAG GTCAGTGGAGGAATTCAACAAAAGTCATGTTGAGAATGCCATTAATGTCCCCTACATGTTCAAGACAGAAGAAG GACGGGTGATAAATCCCGATTTTATTAGCCAAGTAGAAGCAATATGTAAGAGTGAGGATCAGTTAATTGTG GCTTGCAATAGTGGTGGAAGATCAAGTCGAGCCTGTGTTGAGCTCCATAAATCA GGATTTCAAAATATTGTTAACATGGGTGGAGGATACTCTGCGTGGGTGGACGCTGGATTTGCAGGTGACAAACCTGCACAAGAACTTAAAACAGCTTGCAAGTTCCGtccataa